A window of Pantoea agglomerans contains these coding sequences:
- a CDS encoding MFS transporter → MTTLNIGAAVAARDGAYRKIAWRLMPFLMLCYLCAYLDRVNVGFAKLQMMDDLSLSETVYGLGAGIFFLGYFLFEVPSNLILHRVGARRWIARIMITWGLISGAFAFVETAWQFYLLRFLLGVAEAGLAPGLLLYLTYWFPAHRRARMTVLWFVAIPLSGMIGGPLSGWIMETFAGSHGWAGWQWMFMLEAIPTILMGFVVLLVLKDRVEQASWLDEGEKSMVRAELDEDNQQKSHHGTIKEFVADKRLWTLAAIYFCVVMGQYALTFWLPTLVRNAGIREPLHIGLLTSLPYLCAIVFMLMAGRSSDRHRERRWHLIVPMVLGMAGLTMATLLGHSVTLSLFFLCLAAAGILSASSLFWMLPTNLLGGVSAAAGIAAVNCLANLAGFFSPWLIGSITTLTGSPASGMYFIAAVLLLGALCVLRIRAADVNR, encoded by the coding sequence ATGACAACGCTGAATATCGGTGCGGCGGTCGCTGCGCGCGACGGCGCCTATCGCAAAATCGCCTGGCGCCTGATGCCGTTCTTAATGTTGTGTTACCTCTGCGCCTATCTGGATCGCGTCAACGTCGGCTTCGCCAAGCTGCAAATGATGGACGATCTCTCACTGAGCGAAACGGTCTACGGCCTCGGCGCCGGGATCTTTTTTCTTGGTTACTTTCTCTTTGAGGTACCCAGCAATCTGATCCTGCATCGCGTCGGTGCGCGCCGTTGGATCGCCCGCATTATGATCACCTGGGGCCTGATCTCCGGCGCCTTCGCCTTTGTCGAGACCGCATGGCAGTTCTATCTGCTGCGATTCCTGCTTGGCGTTGCCGAAGCCGGACTGGCGCCCGGGCTGCTGCTCTATCTCACCTACTGGTTTCCCGCCCATCGTCGGGCGCGCATGACGGTGCTCTGGTTCGTCGCCATTCCGCTCTCCGGCATGATCGGCGGCCCGCTATCCGGCTGGATTATGGAAACTTTCGCCGGATCGCACGGCTGGGCCGGCTGGCAGTGGATGTTCATGCTGGAGGCGATCCCCACCATCCTGATGGGGTTTGTAGTGCTGCTGGTGCTGAAGGATCGCGTCGAGCAGGCGAGCTGGCTCGATGAAGGCGAAAAAAGCATGGTACGCGCCGAACTGGATGAGGATAACCAGCAAAAGTCGCATCACGGCACTATTAAAGAGTTTGTGGCGGACAAACGCCTCTGGACGCTGGCGGCGATCTACTTTTGCGTGGTGATGGGTCAATACGCCCTGACCTTCTGGCTGCCGACGCTGGTAAGAAATGCCGGCATCCGCGAGCCGCTGCATATCGGCCTGCTCACCAGCCTGCCCTATCTGTGCGCCATCGTGTTTATGCTGATGGCGGGCCGCAGCAGCGATCGCCATCGCGAACGGCGCTGGCATCTTATCGTGCCGATGGTGCTCGGCATGGCGGGCCTGACGATGGCGACTTTGCTGGGCCACAGCGTCACGCTGTCGCTGTTCTTCCTCTGCCTGGCGGCGGCGGGCATTCTTTCCGCCTCGTCGCTGTTCTGGATGCTGCCGACCAATCTGCTGGGCGGCGTCTCTGCCGCTGCGGGCATCGCGGCGGTGAACTGCCTCGCCAATCTCGCCGGATTCTTTTCGCCCTGGCTTATCGGATCGATTACCACGCTTACCGGTTCGCCCGCGTCGGGCATGTACTTTATCGCTGCGGTTCTGCTGCTCGGCGCGCTCTGCGTGCTGCGTATTCGGGCAGCGGACGTTAATCGTTAA
- a CDS encoding SDR family NAD(P)-dependent oxidoreductase, producing MLLKEKVAIITGAASQRGIGRATAACFAHHGARVVVLDLDESAAQRTALELGSGHLGLAANVTDAEAIQRAVAEVMKEYGRIDVLVNNAGITQPVKTLEIGLEDYNRILDVNLRGTLLMSQAVIPAMQRQGGGSIVCLSSVSAQRGGGIFGGPHYSAAKAGVLGLTKAMAREFGPDQIRVNALTPGLIQTDITGGLLHDERRHAIIDSIPLGRLGAADDVAHAALFLASDLSSYLTGVTLDVNGGMLIH from the coding sequence ATGTTGCTGAAAGAGAAAGTTGCGATTATTACGGGCGCCGCGTCTCAGCGCGGTATTGGACGCGCTACGGCCGCCTGCTTCGCTCACCATGGCGCGCGCGTGGTGGTGCTCGATCTTGATGAATCGGCAGCGCAGCGCACCGCGCTGGAGCTGGGATCCGGCCATCTGGGCCTTGCGGCCAACGTCACCGACGCCGAGGCGATTCAGCGTGCCGTCGCTGAGGTCATGAAGGAATACGGCCGCATCGACGTGCTGGTGAATAACGCCGGCATTACGCAGCCGGTGAAAACGCTGGAGATCGGCCTCGAAGACTACAACCGCATTCTGGATGTCAACCTGCGCGGCACGCTGCTGATGTCGCAGGCGGTGATCCCTGCGATGCAGCGTCAGGGCGGTGGCAGCATCGTCTGTCTCTCGTCGGTATCGGCGCAGCGCGGCGGCGGCATTTTCGGCGGTCCTCACTACAGTGCCGCGAAGGCGGGCGTTCTGGGTCTGACCAAAGCGATGGCGCGCGAGTTCGGGCCGGATCAGATCCGCGTCAATGCCCTGACGCCCGGCCTGATCCAGACCGATATCACCGGCGGACTGCTGCACGACGAGCGCCGTCACGCCATTATCGATTCGATCCCCCTCGGGCGTCTTGGCGCAGCTGACGACGTGGCGCACGCGGCGCTGTTTCTCGCCAGCGATCTCTCCAGCTACCTTACCGGCGTCACCTTAGACGTGAACGGCGGCATGCTGATCCACTGA
- a CDS encoding LysR substrate-binding domain-containing protein — protein sequence MEKPVSQLPSLKSLRVFEEVAQSENVARAAEKLNITPSAASHQLAKLEKELGSILFHRSAKGVALTLAGERYLAEIRPLILSLTQATARLRNEKDRSALRIHCAPSFGLLWLLPRIHQFREAHPDIQVSLSCSYENLSFSRDNIDIAVRHGFPEWKAFEIKTIRHEKMSVLASPDYLDKYPLRAPDELNNHALILSESPLIQWPQWFATQQLPQPTQEWLFRFDRSYMSLEAAMLGHGLIFESELLAADYLRSGKLVRVFDDAMSLPVSAHHLVYPRGYAQFPRVSYFLQWIQAQLDA from the coding sequence ATGGAAAAACCAGTCAGCCAGCTTCCTTCATTAAAATCACTGCGCGTCTTTGAAGAAGTGGCGCAGTCAGAAAATGTGGCTCGCGCGGCGGAAAAATTAAATATCACGCCGTCGGCGGCGAGCCACCAGCTGGCAAAACTGGAAAAGGAGCTGGGCTCGATTCTGTTTCACCGATCGGCAAAAGGGGTAGCGTTAACCCTGGCGGGCGAGCGCTATTTGGCGGAGATTCGTCCGCTGATCCTCAGCCTGACGCAGGCTACGGCGCGGCTGCGCAATGAGAAAGATCGCAGCGCGCTGCGCATTCACTGCGCCCCCAGCTTTGGACTGTTATGGCTGCTGCCGCGTATTCATCAGTTTCGCGAAGCGCACCCGGACATACAGGTTTCGCTCTCCTGCTCCTATGAGAACTTATCCTTCAGCCGCGATAATATCGATATTGCGGTACGCCACGGTTTTCCGGAATGGAAGGCGTTTGAAATAAAAACTATTCGCCATGAAAAAATGTCAGTGCTGGCGTCGCCCGACTATCTGGATAAATATCCGCTGCGTGCGCCGGACGAATTAAATAACCACGCGCTGATCCTTTCCGAATCGCCGTTAATTCAGTGGCCGCAGTGGTTCGCCACGCAGCAATTGCCGCAGCCGACTCAGGAGTGGCTGTTTCGCTTCGATCGCTCCTATATGAGCCTTGAGGCAGCGATGCTCGGCCACGGGCTGATTTTCGAAAGCGAACTGCTGGCTGCCGACTATCTTCGCAGCGGCAAACTGGTCAGGGTATTTGATGACGCCATGAGCCTGCCGGTCAGCGCCCATCACCTGGTTTATCCGCGCGGCTATGCGCAGTTCCCGCGCGTCAGTTACTTTTTGCAGTGGATTCAGGCGCAGCTGGACGCCTGA
- a CDS encoding XdhC family protein codes for MHNLDIQVLNTGLQWVDAHEVWLCTVLSTYGSSPRPPGAMMIIRKEGHHCGSLSGGCVEESFIEHIDRNAFPAASQVVRYGEGGFEPDRALPCGGVLDILVEKLPPGAESRAYLQQMHDALVAATAVKKKIILPHPCYALEPAAYTSSTLTYRDGAAITLTLSTAPRLVIGGLSSVAVFCANFAVALGFETIVCEHRDEALANMASALDPNVRLIKQFPAVYLERKGCHAGTAILSLTHDPRIDDLTMMEAVNLPAFYIGAMGSKKNSLRRKERLGQYGDLAPDQISRIHAPVGLDIGSKTPSEIALSVMADIVRYKNGCVAAAQPRLAEVCGQGSLL; via the coding sequence ATGCACAACCTTGATATTCAGGTATTAAACACAGGATTGCAGTGGGTTGACGCGCATGAGGTATGGCTCTGTACGGTGCTTTCAACCTACGGATCGTCGCCGCGACCGCCCGGCGCGATGATGATCATCCGCAAAGAGGGGCATCACTGCGGCTCGCTGTCAGGCGGCTGCGTTGAAGAGAGTTTTATTGAGCATATCGATCGCAACGCTTTTCCGGCCGCCAGCCAGGTGGTGCGCTACGGTGAAGGCGGATTTGAGCCGGACAGGGCGCTGCCGTGCGGCGGCGTGCTCGATATTTTGGTGGAAAAGCTGCCGCCCGGCGCAGAGAGCCGCGCCTATTTGCAGCAAATGCACGATGCGCTGGTCGCCGCGACGGCGGTGAAAAAGAAAATTATTCTGCCGCATCCCTGTTATGCGCTGGAGCCGGCCGCCTATACCAGCAGCACGCTGACTTACCGCGACGGGGCGGCGATAACGCTGACGCTCTCGACCGCACCCAGGCTGGTTATCGGTGGGCTTTCCAGCGTCGCGGTGTTCTGCGCCAATTTTGCCGTTGCGCTCGGCTTTGAAACCATCGTCTGCGAACACCGCGACGAGGCGCTGGCGAATATGGCCTCGGCGCTGGACCCAAACGTCAGGCTGATCAAGCAGTTTCCCGCCGTTTATCTGGAGCGGAAGGGCTGCCATGCCGGGACGGCGATCCTGTCGCTTACCCACGATCCGCGCATTGACGACCTCACCATGATGGAGGCGGTAAATCTGCCTGCGTTCTATATCGGCGCGATGGGATCGAAAAAGAACAGCCTGAGAAGAAAAGAGCGGCTGGGCCAGTATGGCGACCTGGCACCCGATCAGATCAGCCGCATTCACGCGCCGGTCGGGCTCGATATCGGCAGTAAAACGCCGTCGGAGATCGCGCTGTCGGTAATGGCGGACATTGTGCGCTACAAAAACGGCTGCGTAGCGGCGGCGCAGCCGAGGCTGGCAGAAGTGTGCGGGCAGGGAAGTTTGCTATGA
- a CDS encoding NTP transferase domain-containing protein, whose amino-acid sequence MRIAILVMAAGFSRRFKASSGEHKLLASLNGRPVLQHTLDHAVATGLDVFVVTRPEDRAIHTLIPAGRAVICRSAGIGDSIAAGVKATADYDGWLITLGDMPFIAEESLLAVADALHHAPLVRAQVEGKPGHPVGFQHAFYSALAALTGDSGARGVLNSAPCRAVALTDKGCLLDIDTRSDLQRTVAL is encoded by the coding sequence ATGAGGATCGCCATTCTGGTGATGGCGGCCGGCTTTAGCCGCCGCTTTAAAGCGAGCAGCGGCGAGCATAAGCTGCTTGCCTCGCTCAACGGCAGGCCGGTTTTACAGCACACGCTGGACCATGCCGTTGCTACCGGACTGGATGTTTTCGTGGTGACGCGGCCGGAAGACAGGGCAATCCATACGCTGATTCCTGCTGGCCGCGCGGTTATCTGCCGCAGCGCGGGTATCGGCGACTCTATCGCGGCGGGGGTAAAAGCCACAGCGGACTACGACGGCTGGCTGATTACGTTAGGTGATATGCCGTTTATCGCGGAGGAAAGCCTGCTGGCCGTGGCGGATGCGCTGCATCATGCACCGCTGGTTCGCGCGCAGGTTGAAGGCAAGCCAGGGCACCCGGTGGGATTTCAGCACGCGTTTTATTCCGCGCTAGCAGCCCTGACCGGCGACAGCGGCGCGCGTGGGGTGCTTAACAGCGCGCCGTGTCGGGCGGTGGCGTTAACGGACAAGGGATGTCTGCTGGATATTGATACCCGTTCAGATCTTCAGCGTACTGTTGCGCTTTAG
- a CDS encoding Exc2 family lipoprotein produces MARTNTASHAVAKLSSIHFDPNTRPRREHNYRWMTAFLRQFYEQGKKDRTNNLTQVQAEQRVKAFSECPTEPFRPEAQTSHIVSQVYSADRPKEQSQILLESATATYCIERFESKEKRRENKGSLRDLCLLRLISHLT; encoded by the coding sequence CTGGCGCGTACTAACACCGCCAGCCATGCCGTTGCGAAACTCTCCAGCATTCACTTCGATCCCAATACGCGTCCGCGCCGGGAGCATAATTACCGCTGGATGACGGCGTTTCTGCGGCAGTTTTACGAACAGGGTAAAAAAGATCGGACGAACAACCTGACGCAGGTGCAGGCTGAACAGCGCGTTAAAGCATTTAGCGAATGTCCGACGGAGCCTTTCAGACCAGAGGCGCAGACCAGCCACATAGTTTCGCAGGTTTACAGCGCTGACCGTCCGAAGGAACAGAGTCAGATATTGCTGGAGAGCGCCACCGCGACATACTGTATAGAAAGGTTCGAGTCAAAAGAGAAGAGGAGGGAGAATAAAGGCTCTTTGAGAGATCTCTGTTTGCTGCGGCTAATATCTCATTTAACATAA
- a CDS encoding glutathione-independent formaldehyde dehydrogenase codes for MKAVVYNGPFDVSVKDVPDARIVRPTDVLVRITTTNICGSDLHMYEGRTSFEQGRIFGHENMGQVIEVGGAVERIKVGDYVCLPFNVGCGFCENCEKGLTGYCLTANPGTAGAAYGFAEMGPWDGGQAELLRVPFADFNCLVLPPDAVEKEEDYVLLSDIFPTGWHATELAGLRPGESVAIYGAGPVGLMAAHSAIIKGASQVFVVDTHPDRLALAEKIGAVAINGVGDEAVNKILELTDGRGTDCGCECVGYQCCNKHGHEDNSATMNSLVASTKATGGIGAVGVFVPQDPGAASELAKQGKMPFDFGNFWFKGQSIKTGQCNVKAYNRQLARLIHQGKANPAQIISHRLQLAEAPEGYKHFDNRDEGWTKVILKP; via the coding sequence ATGAAAGCAGTCGTTTACAACGGGCCTTTCGATGTTTCAGTAAAAGATGTTCCGGATGCCAGAATTGTTCGGCCAACCGACGTGCTTGTCCGTATCACCACCACCAACATCTGCGGTTCTGACCTGCATATGTACGAGGGGCGCACCAGCTTTGAACAGGGGCGCATATTTGGTCATGAAAATATGGGGCAGGTCATTGAGGTCGGCGGCGCCGTAGAGCGGATAAAAGTGGGTGATTATGTCTGCCTGCCGTTCAATGTTGGCTGCGGATTCTGTGAAAACTGCGAAAAAGGGTTAACCGGCTACTGCCTGACGGCCAACCCCGGAACGGCCGGCGCGGCCTATGGCTTTGCCGAAATGGGGCCGTGGGATGGCGGCCAGGCGGAATTACTGCGCGTTCCCTTTGCTGATTTTAACTGTCTGGTACTGCCGCCGGATGCGGTTGAAAAGGAGGAAGACTACGTCCTGCTGTCCGATATCTTTCCCACCGGCTGGCATGCCACCGAGCTGGCGGGGTTGCGACCAGGAGAAAGCGTCGCCATTTATGGTGCGGGTCCGGTCGGCTTGATGGCTGCGCATTCCGCCATCATTAAGGGCGCATCACAGGTGTTTGTGGTTGATACGCATCCCGATCGACTGGCGCTAGCGGAAAAAATCGGCGCAGTGGCCATCAATGGCGTTGGCGATGAGGCGGTAAATAAAATTCTTGAGTTAACCGACGGGCGCGGCACGGATTGCGGCTGCGAATGCGTAGGCTACCAGTGCTGTAATAAACATGGCCATGAGGATAACTCCGCCACCATGAACAGTCTGGTGGCATCAACCAAAGCGACGGGCGGCATTGGCGCGGTAGGCGTGTTTGTTCCGCAGGATCCCGGTGCGGCAAGCGAACTGGCTAAACAGGGCAAGATGCCTTTCGATTTTGGCAACTTCTGGTTTAAAGGTCAGTCGATTAAGACCGGTCAGTGCAACGTTAAGGCCTATAACCGTCAGCTTGCCAGACTTATCCATCAGGGCAAGGCGAATCCGGCGCAAATTATTTCGCACCGGCTGCAGCTGGCAGAAGCGCCCGAGGGGTATAAGCACTTTGACAACCGCGACGAGGGGTGGACCAAAGTGATTCTGAAACCCTGA